From the Deltaproteobacteria bacterium genome, the window CAACGATACGGAGACACCCCAACCCGATATCGAACGCGCCATCTGCCAGTGCGTGTATGATCTGCTGCCGACACTGAAGGAAGATTATTCCCGTCTCCTCACCCGTGTCGATTTAGAGGGCGCTCCCATCGACGAAATCGCGGCTGAGACCGGCATGACAGCCAACAGCACGCGGGTGAAACTTCACCGCGCCCGGAAAGCGCTGCTGAAACAGCTCCAGGCAAGCTGTGGAAGCTGCACCGAACACGGATGCCTGGACTGCGGCTGCCGCCCTTCCGCATGACCTAAAAATTTCAAGTGTAATGCTCTTCCGCCTCATCCGTCTGCATTAGTGTAAGACACACGCATCACTTTTTGATCCGTTTCAGAAGGAGGAACGAAAATGAAATACTGGGCTTACCTTGCCGGCGCAATTCTTCTCGAGGCTGCAGGCACTACATCGATGAAGCTGTCTGNNNNNNNNNNNNNNNNNNNNNNNNNNGCATCTTTTGCCGCACTGACGTTTGCATTGAAAGGTATCGATGTAAGTCTTGCCTATGCCATCTGGTCAGGGATCGGTACCGTTCTCATAGCAACCATTGGCATCCTCTATTTCCAGGAACCATTGCCTGCATTGAAAATAGTCAGCATTGCGTTTATCGTCGCCGGTGTCATTGGGCTGCATCTCAGCGGAGCTGGGAATTGAGACGCGGGGCGCACAAAAACTGGAGGTGATACCATGATTTCAAGGCAAAAAGTCCAGGATATGTATCAAACGGGAGCGAAGCATTACGATTTCACTACCACGCTATTCAGGTTGATCGGCTTGCGTATGAAGACGTACCGTTCAATCGCAATAAAGAACCTGTCACTTCAACGAGGCGATTCAGTCATCGAGCTCGGCTGTGGTACCGGTTTGAACTTTCCTCTTCTTATGGAACGGATAGGGCCGGAGGGTCGAATCATAGGGGTTGACTTAACGCAAGGAATGCTCGACATCGCACGGATGAGAGTCAGGCGATCCGGCTGGCAAAACGTGGACCTGATAAAGACAGATATCTCTGCCTATAATTTCCCGGGAGGGGTAAACGGTGTCCTTGCAACGGGCCTCTTCGGCTATATACCCGAATATGACCGTGTGATCAAGGCAGCCTCTCAGTCCCTCGTACCCGGTGGGCGCATATCAATCGTCGATGGCAAACAGCCAGAAAACTTACCATCATGGTTGTTCAGCATCGTCTTGAAGCTCGGAGAGCCATTCGGATACACTCCCGAGTACTTCAATGTTCGTCCCTGGGAATCGGTAGAGCGTTATTATAGTGAAACCACATTCGAAACAAGATATGGGGGAATGATCTATATTTCATCAGGNNNNNNNNNNNNNNNNNNNNNNNNNNNNNNNNTATAA encodes:
- a CDS encoding sigma-70 family RNA polymerase sigma factor, encoding MKGARGQSPDVVATLVENHRNFLSFLKGRIANPSDAEEILQAAFVKGIKKSDSIRDDESVVAWFYRLLRNAVVDYYRQRDAERRAMDHLARMINDTETPQPDIERAICQCVYDLLPTLKEDYSRLLTRVDLEGAPIDEIAAETGMTANSTRVKLHRARKALLKQLQASCGSCTEHGCLDCGCRPSA
- a CDS encoding class I SAM-dependent methyltransferase, with product MISRQKVQDMYQTGAKHYDFTTTLFRLIGLRMKTYRSIAIKNLSLQRGDSVIELGCGTGLNFPLLMERIGPEGRIIGVDLTQGMLDIARMRVRRSGWQNVDLIKTDISAYNFPGGVNGVLATGLFGYIPEYDRVIKAASQSLVPGGRISIVDGKQPENLPSWLFSIVLKLGEPFGYTPEYFNVRPWESVERYYSETTFETRYGGMIYISSG